One genomic segment of Caldimonas brevitalea includes these proteins:
- a CDS encoding diguanylate cyclase produces MEEVLYRSDRTLVTRRPAPSTSGECGSSAHLVLKQLLGADASGRLRHETAILERLAKVDGVVKLARLPADTQVEPNTLAMRDEGGVPLSTVMQRTPLGLSEVVRFGCALAGVLANVHRAGVIHKDINPSNILVSGPLQQPTLIDFSISSNAAEERPGFTHQSHIAGTLAYMSPEQTGRTGRSVDSRADLYALGVTLYELTTGRKPFVSDDLLELVHDHLVQVPVAPASVQPDVPQNLSDVIMRLLEKEPDHRYQSAQGLAYDLARVQEALQKGDTTPFVLGQQDFPVRLTPPSRLVGRDTEIEALRDSVDHSIDGSGCCLLVSGAPGVGKTVLINELRPMVTARHGWFVSGKFDQYRQDAPATSLEALRALGRLLLAESEDQLASHRERVLEGLGSNIGFGPSLLPEFVLLLGRHPRVTVDDPREAEVRMIQATLDLLRSIACPERPLVMVYDDMQWAPSISLSFIDAVVTGSDRIPGLLVVVAYRPNEVDAAHPLSVLMARWKDLGLAPPRVELNNLPPADASTLIGQMLRLPEPEADKLAETLHERTEGNPYDTVELINALRQDELLVARNGLWEWDAAAIRRYVGDASVVDLLSRRIAKLPPAAKALLDVMACLGGEVQPDTLALAGGLSDDDLRQRLTASLEDGLLVTEQGDRTVLRFRHDRVQEAVFKGMQPAYRSRLHLDLARRMVERPELGAAAAEQYLAAVDALEACCDEAERRRVVGHFHHAAARLGALNSEVAERFLSAAIRLLKAVETPADASLLAVLEVEQHRALYSLGRLDEGDTVYTSIVARGSNPFDLVDPAGVQMSSLLNRRRYPESMSMGLELLAELGLPKPDEPDAAIAAGIQRLIAWHGSPDKQQDFERASVDDPRVLATAKLILKTANAAYFCDVVVFAWVILEAHRLWIEHGPCAELMPGVGATPFLLVGGPQDYRGAYEAGRHLVSVGDARGFEPGTSVARCIYSIAAGHWVEPIENVVDAYRRARAELMRAGDFPFASYTFLAGDLLFDCGATLDAASAEVDAGLAFAARSGNEDYRQRYLPRRQLICAMRGETQTPGCFSDDEFDEVAYVEKLGAPGTTSATYHIVRATSAAIYGDAAALVHHAGQAIQLVSRTPGYYLSALARVLQAVALAEEARRRPLDERALVLEELDRTCLEWLTQRAIDAPQNYRHLQRWVEAERAWAAGRTWAAGELFDAAMQEVAKHSRPWHRAVITERAGLFHLALGMEATGRPLLARACDVYEAWGATGKAREMRRVHAFLRGGTSLLRGEGSLRSTIVSTDVVDMMAVLRASQALSSETSLARLTDRVGKVLGAITGATGVQLLVRPDAAAGWFMAVSLASGADAVTVEQAGARGDLPLSVFRYAERTGEVLLVDDATRDDRFAADPYIAKLDPCSLLLAPILNHGKLSAMLMLENRLRRAAFTAERLDSVTLIAGQLSVSLDNALLYTSLERKVAERTAALEEANRRLEQLSLTDALTGLANRRRFSDALDAEWLRGLRNRTPLGLALIDIDFFKPYNDHYGHQGGDACLQLVAKALGTGRRRGSDLVARYGGEEFVLLLPDTDLVNTHMVAERVRAAVEALTEPHLKSPLGRVTISVGVAATVPAADIKPGALIETADAALYEAKRSGRNCVVKAAG; encoded by the coding sequence GTGGAAGAAGTTCTCTACCGCAGCGACCGTACCCTTGTCACCCGTCGACCTGCGCCGAGCACCAGCGGCGAGTGTGGCTCCAGCGCCCACCTTGTCCTCAAACAGCTGCTGGGCGCGGATGCGTCTGGTCGTCTGCGCCATGAGACCGCGATCCTGGAGCGCCTCGCCAAGGTGGACGGCGTGGTCAAGCTCGCACGTCTACCTGCGGATACACAAGTCGAGCCGAACACGCTCGCCATGCGTGATGAAGGCGGCGTACCGCTGTCCACGGTCATGCAACGCACACCTCTCGGCCTGTCCGAGGTGGTGCGCTTCGGATGTGCGCTCGCCGGGGTGCTGGCCAACGTCCACCGGGCCGGGGTCATACACAAGGACATCAACCCATCCAACATTCTGGTCAGCGGGCCACTGCAGCAACCTACGCTGATCGACTTCAGCATCTCCAGCAACGCAGCCGAAGAGCGGCCCGGCTTCACGCACCAGAGCCACATTGCCGGCACGCTGGCCTACATGTCGCCCGAGCAGACAGGACGCACCGGTCGGTCGGTCGACTCGCGCGCTGACCTGTACGCCTTGGGCGTCACGCTCTATGAACTGACCACGGGCCGCAAGCCTTTTGTGAGCGATGACCTGCTGGAGCTGGTGCATGACCATCTGGTCCAGGTGCCCGTGGCGCCGGCCAGCGTGCAACCGGACGTTCCGCAGAACTTGTCCGACGTGATCATGCGGCTGCTCGAAAAGGAGCCAGACCATCGCTACCAAAGTGCGCAAGGTCTGGCCTACGACCTGGCGCGTGTGCAAGAGGCCTTGCAGAAGGGCGACACGACACCCTTCGTGTTGGGCCAGCAAGACTTTCCCGTGCGGCTGACACCCCCTTCGCGCCTGGTCGGCCGGGACACCGAAATCGAGGCTTTGCGTGACAGCGTCGATCACTCGATCGATGGCAGCGGCTGCTGCCTGCTCGTGTCCGGTGCGCCGGGTGTCGGCAAGACCGTGCTGATCAACGAACTGCGCCCCATGGTCACCGCCCGCCACGGCTGGTTCGTGTCGGGCAAGTTCGACCAGTATCGCCAGGACGCGCCGGCGACCTCGCTGGAAGCGCTGCGCGCGCTGGGCCGACTGTTGTTGGCCGAGTCCGAAGATCAGCTCGCCAGCCACCGAGAGCGCGTCCTCGAAGGGCTGGGCAGCAACATCGGTTTCGGGCCGTCGTTGCTACCAGAGTTCGTATTGCTCCTGGGCAGGCACCCGCGCGTCACCGTCGATGACCCGCGCGAGGCGGAAGTCCGCATGATCCAGGCCACGCTGGACCTGCTGCGCAGCATCGCCTGCCCTGAACGGCCGTTGGTCATGGTGTACGACGACATGCAATGGGCGCCCAGCATCTCGCTGAGCTTCATTGACGCCGTCGTCACCGGTAGCGACCGCATCCCGGGCCTGCTCGTGGTGGTCGCCTACCGCCCCAACGAAGTGGACGCGGCGCACCCCTTGAGCGTCCTGATGGCGCGGTGGAAGGATCTGGGCCTGGCCCCGCCTCGGGTGGAGCTGAACAACCTGCCGCCGGCCGATGCCAGCACGCTGATCGGCCAAATGCTGCGTTTGCCCGAACCCGAGGCGGACAAGCTCGCCGAGACCCTCCATGAGCGCACCGAAGGCAATCCGTACGACACGGTGGAATTGATCAACGCGCTGCGCCAGGACGAGTTGCTGGTCGCGCGCAACGGCTTGTGGGAGTGGGACGCAGCCGCCATACGGCGCTATGTGGGCGACGCGAGTGTGGTGGACCTCTTGAGTCGCCGTATCGCCAAACTGCCGCCTGCCGCCAAAGCGCTGCTGGATGTCATGGCCTGCCTCGGGGGCGAAGTACAACCCGATACGCTGGCGCTGGCCGGCGGCTTGAGCGACGACGACCTGCGGCAGCGCCTGACGGCGTCCCTCGAAGATGGCTTGCTTGTCACTGAACAAGGCGACAGAACGGTGCTGCGGTTCAGGCACGATCGGGTACAGGAGGCCGTGTTCAAGGGCATGCAGCCAGCCTACCGCAGCCGATTGCACCTGGACTTGGCGCGACGTATGGTGGAGCGGCCAGAACTCGGCGCGGCCGCTGCCGAGCAGTACCTCGCGGCGGTGGATGCCCTGGAAGCATGCTGTGACGAAGCAGAACGCCGCCGGGTGGTCGGCCACTTCCACCACGCTGCGGCCCGGCTGGGCGCCCTCAACAGTGAGGTCGCCGAACGGTTTTTGAGTGCTGCAATCCGCCTGCTCAAGGCCGTTGAAACGCCTGCGGACGCCAGCTTGCTGGCCGTGCTCGAAGTCGAGCAGCACAGGGCGCTCTACAGCCTGGGCCGCCTGGACGAAGGCGACACGGTCTACACGTCCATCGTGGCCCGCGGCTCGAATCCGTTCGATCTGGTCGACCCGGCGGGTGTGCAAATGAGCAGCCTGCTCAACCGCCGCCGCTACCCGGAGTCGATGTCGATGGGCCTCGAGTTGCTGGCCGAACTGGGGTTGCCCAAGCCCGACGAGCCCGACGCGGCCATCGCCGCCGGAATTCAACGCCTGATCGCCTGGCATGGCAGCCCAGACAAGCAGCAGGACTTTGAGCGCGCCTCGGTCGATGACCCTCGCGTGCTGGCCACCGCGAAGCTCATCCTCAAGACCGCCAATGCCGCCTACTTCTGCGATGTGGTGGTGTTCGCCTGGGTGATCCTGGAAGCACACCGCCTGTGGATCGAACACGGCCCTTGCGCCGAGCTGATGCCCGGCGTTGGCGCCACACCCTTCTTGCTAGTGGGCGGGCCGCAGGACTATCGCGGCGCCTACGAAGCCGGGCGTCACCTGGTCTCGGTCGGTGATGCTCGCGGCTTCGAGCCGGGGACATCGGTCGCGCGTTGCATCTACAGCATTGCCGCGGGCCATTGGGTGGAGCCGATCGAAAACGTGGTCGATGCCTACCGCCGGGCGCGCGCTGAGCTGATGCGCGCGGGCGATTTTCCGTTTGCGTCATACACGTTTCTCGCCGGTGATTTGCTGTTTGATTGCGGCGCCACGCTGGATGCGGCCAGCGCCGAGGTGGATGCCGGGCTGGCCTTCGCGGCGCGCAGCGGCAATGAGGACTACAGGCAGCGCTACCTCCCGCGCCGCCAGCTGATTTGCGCGATGCGTGGTGAAACGCAGACGCCCGGCTGTTTCAGTGACGATGAGTTCGACGAGGTCGCCTATGTGGAAAAGCTGGGCGCTCCCGGCACCACATCGGCCACGTATCACATCGTGCGGGCAACGTCCGCAGCGATCTATGGTGATGCCGCAGCGCTGGTCCACCATGCGGGGCAAGCCATACAACTCGTGTCGCGCACACCGGGCTACTACCTCAGCGCACTCGCTCGTGTCCTTCAAGCCGTGGCCCTCGCGGAAGAAGCGCGCCGCCGGCCACTTGACGAACGTGCCCTGGTGCTGGAAGAGCTGGACCGCACCTGCCTTGAATGGCTGACCCAGCGCGCCATCGACGCGCCGCAGAACTATCGCCACTTGCAGCGCTGGGTCGAGGCTGAACGCGCCTGGGCCGCCGGCAGGACCTGGGCCGCGGGCGAGCTCTTCGATGCTGCGATGCAAGAGGTGGCGAAGCACTCGCGCCCCTGGCACCGCGCCGTGATCACGGAGCGGGCAGGGCTGTTCCACCTCGCACTCGGCATGGAGGCGACAGGGCGCCCCCTGCTGGCTCGGGCGTGCGATGTGTACGAAGCGTGGGGTGCCACGGGCAAAGCGCGTGAGATGCGCCGCGTCCATGCCTTCTTGCGCGGCGGCACCAGCCTGCTCCGTGGTGAGGGCAGCTTGCGCAGCACCATCGTGTCGACCGATGTCGTCGACATGATGGCCGTGCTGCGTGCGTCCCAAGCGCTCAGCTCGGAGACCAGCCTGGCGCGCCTGACCGACCGGGTCGGCAAGGTGCTGGGCGCGATCACGGGCGCCACCGGGGTACAACTGCTGGTGCGCCCGGACGCCGCCGCGGGCTGGTTCATGGCGGTGTCGCTGGCGAGTGGCGCCGACGCCGTCACGGTGGAGCAGGCCGGTGCGCGAGGCGATTTGCCGTTGTCGGTGTTCCGCTATGCCGAGCGCACCGGTGAAGTCTTGCTGGTCGACGATGCCACCCGTGACGATCGATTTGCTGCCGACCCGTATATTGCCAAGCTCGACCCATGCTCTTTGCTGCTGGCGCCCATCCTCAACCATGGCAAGCTGAGCGCCATGCTGATGCTGGAGAACCGCCTGCGCCGCGCGGCATTTACCGCGGAGCGGCTGGATTCGGTCACCCTGATCGCCGGGCAGCTGTCCGTGTCGCTGGACAACGCGCTGCTCTATACCTCGCTGGAGCGCAAGGTGGCCGAGCGTACGGCCGCACTCGAAGAGGCCAACCGGCGTCTGGAACAGCTCAGCCTGACCGATGCCCTCACCGGCCTCGCCAACCGCCGCCGTTTCAGCGACGCGCTCGATGCCGAATGGCTACGTGGGCTGCGCAACCGCACGCCGCTGGGCCTGGCCTTGATCGACATCGACTTCTTCAAGCCCTACAACGACCACTACGGCCATCAAGGTGGCGACGCCTGTTTGCAACTCGTGGCCAAGGCCCTGGGGACGGGCCGCCGCCGCGGCAGTGACCTGGTGGCGCGCTATGGCGGCGAAGAGTTCGTGCTCTTGCTGCCGGACACCGACCTGGTCAACACCCACATGGTGGCCGAGCGGGTGCGCGCGGCCGTCGAGGCATTGACGGAGCCGCACCTGAAGTCCCCGCTGGGGAGGGTGACCATCAGCGTCGGCGTCGCTGCCACAGTGCCTGCAGCTGACATCAAGCCCGGTGCGTTGATCGAGACGGCTGACGCCGCCCTCTATGAGGCCAAGCGCAGCGGTCGCAACTGCGTCGTCAAGGCAGCGGGCTAG
- a CDS encoding glycoside hydrolase family 5 protein yields the protein MRSRLRWAATAAVAATLTLAGPPASAFYVSDGQIYTDAGTRLTLKGVNWFGFETETRVVQGLWARNWKQMLDQMQSAGFNAVRIPVCPGSLRGEPVTSIDHELNPDLQGLNSLQVLDKLVAEMDRRGMYVLIDHHRPDCQAISELWYVPGYTEAQWIADLRAVAKRYKGYRHFLGLDLKNEPHGSATWGTGNTATDWNLAAERASKAVLAEAPNTLVFVEGIGGQSHCSTTPGWWWGGNLEPLACTGLDIPLNRLVLSPHVYGPDVAHQSYFDAGDFPNNLPAVWEAHFGRFANQGYAMAIGETGGQYGTGQAKDKAFQDTLFAWLKRKGIRNLFYWSWNPNSGDTGGILKDDWVSLREDKLALLRSFWDAAGEPPPPPPPPPPGSVTTQLTKSKDWGSGYCASVDVRNGGRSAVRWQAQLTIEGRAVNVWNAQWSQQGQTLTASGVGWNASVPAGGTVQFGFCADR from the coding sequence ATGAGATCCAGACTTCGCTGGGCTGCCACTGCGGCAGTCGCCGCCACGCTCACGCTGGCCGGCCCTCCGGCCAGCGCCTTCTATGTGTCGGACGGACAGATCTACACCGACGCCGGCACCCGCCTCACCCTCAAGGGCGTGAACTGGTTCGGCTTCGAAACCGAAACCCGCGTGGTGCAAGGCCTATGGGCCCGCAACTGGAAACAGATGCTGGACCAGATGCAGTCGGCCGGGTTCAACGCCGTGCGCATCCCCGTCTGCCCGGGCTCGCTGCGCGGCGAGCCCGTCACCTCGATCGATCACGAGCTGAACCCGGACCTGCAGGGCCTGAACAGCCTGCAGGTGCTCGACAAGCTGGTGGCCGAGATGGACCGCCGCGGCATGTACGTGCTGATCGACCACCACCGCCCGGATTGCCAGGCGATCTCCGAGCTGTGGTACGTGCCCGGCTACACCGAGGCGCAATGGATCGCCGACCTGCGCGCGGTCGCGAAGCGCTACAAGGGCTACCGTCATTTCCTCGGGCTCGACCTGAAGAACGAGCCCCACGGCAGCGCCACCTGGGGGACCGGCAACACCGCGACCGACTGGAACCTGGCGGCGGAGCGCGCATCGAAGGCCGTGCTCGCCGAGGCGCCCAACACGCTGGTCTTCGTCGAAGGTATCGGCGGCCAGAGCCATTGCAGCACCACGCCGGGCTGGTGGTGGGGCGGCAACCTCGAACCGCTGGCCTGCACGGGCCTCGACATCCCGCTGAACCGCCTGGTGCTCTCACCGCACGTGTACGGCCCCGACGTCGCGCACCAGAGCTACTTCGACGCCGGCGACTTCCCGAACAACCTGCCGGCGGTCTGGGAAGCGCACTTCGGGCGCTTTGCGAACCAGGGTTATGCCATGGCGATCGGCGAGACCGGCGGCCAGTACGGCACCGGCCAGGCCAAGGACAAGGCCTTCCAGGACACGCTGTTCGCGTGGCTCAAGCGCAAAGGCATCCGCAACCTCTTCTATTGGTCGTGGAACCCCAACAGCGGCGACACCGGCGGCATCTTGAAGGACGACTGGGTCTCCTTGCGCGAAGACAAGCTGGCGCTGCTGCGCAGCTTCTGGGATGCGGCGGGTGAACCGCCCCCACCGCCCCCGCCCCCACCGCCAGGCAGCGTGACGACGCAGCTCACCAAGAGCAAAGACTGGGGCAGCGGCTATTGCGCCAGCGTCGATGTGCGCAACGGGGGCCGAAGTGCCGTGAGGTGGCAGGCCCAACTGACCATCGAAGGCCGCGCGGTGAATGTCTGGAACGCCCAGTGGAGCCAACAGGGCCAAACCCTCACGGCCTCGGGTGTCGGCTGGAACGCCAGTGTGCCGGCCGGCGGCACGGTTCAGTTCGGCTTCTGCGCCGACCGCTGA